From Enterococcus wangshanyuanii, the proteins below share one genomic window:
- a CDS encoding response regulator transcription factor, producing the protein MKKILIVDDHQQITEVLKAYVLKEGFTPVVVSNGQEALNAFYEHTIELILLDVMLPILDGFEVCKKIRETSNVPIIMITAKGEDYHRIMGLDIGADDYIVKPFSPSEVMARIRAILRRIERTDENQHTMAYLTYDNLALYLDEKKVTIDQKEILLTKRELELLWLLLSHREKVFSRDNLLDSLWGIDYYGDARTVDTHIKRLRAKLDEVAHPQWEIATVWGQGYKFEGKR; encoded by the coding sequence ATGAAAAAGATTTTGATCGTCGATGATCATCAGCAAATTACTGAAGTTTTAAAAGCATATGTTTTAAAAGAAGGTTTCACACCAGTGGTCGTTTCTAATGGACAAGAAGCACTGAATGCCTTTTATGAACATACGATCGAACTGATTTTACTGGATGTGATGCTTCCGATTCTTGACGGGTTTGAGGTCTGTAAAAAAATCCGCGAAACATCTAATGTCCCGATCATCATGATCACTGCCAAAGGAGAAGACTATCATCGCATCATGGGTCTAGATATCGGTGCAGATGATTACATCGTCAAACCTTTTTCTCCAAGTGAAGTCATGGCCAGGATACGAGCTATTTTACGCCGGATTGAACGGACTGATGAAAACCAGCATACAATGGCCTATTTGACTTATGATAACCTCGCTCTTTATCTAGATGAAAAGAAAGTCACTATTGACCAAAAAGAAATTCTATTGACTAAAAGAGAATTAGAACTGCTCTGGCTGCTTTTATCTCATCGGGAAAAAGTTTTCTCACGGGATAATTTGTTGGATAGCCTTTGGGGCATTGATTATTACGGTGATGCCAGAACGGTCGATACACATATCAAACGTTTGAGAGCAAAGTTGGATGAAGTTGCTCATCCACAGTGGGAAATTGCGACAGTTTGGGGACAAGGCTATAAATTCGAGGGAAAAAGATGA
- a CDS encoding ABC transporter permease translates to MFLGLEEMKYFKLRYALVVGVIVLVAYVAFMLSGLANGLAQGVRKGVDNWGATSIVLSDDANKSLNASSLVIADLAQVDAKIKEPLGQYAGALNKTGQNKEADKINISLFGVTEKSAIKPELTEGRYFNKEGEIIVPQNLVDKGIKLGDTVKIGKLDKPLKVVGITKQNTFSIVPLIYTSIDQWQEIKFGRIIEGEQTPINGIVVKSTPTSKIELHASDDHLAKYKIEDFIEKLPGYSEQNLTLNAMIYFLFVITAAIIGIFIYVMTLQKTSLFGVMKAQGISNGYIIQSIIAQTFILGVIGVAIGVILTLLTNLILPAAMPFELDTTNLLIYSVVLVIVAVFGGVFSIRTVTKVDPMKAIGG, encoded by the coding sequence ATGTTTTTAGGATTAGAAGAAATGAAGTATTTTAAATTACGCTATGCACTGGTTGTCGGAGTCATTGTGCTAGTAGCCTATGTTGCTTTTATGTTATCCGGTTTAGCGAATGGATTAGCTCAAGGAGTTAGAAAGGGTGTGGATAATTGGGGTGCTACGAGTATCGTCTTGTCGGATGATGCAAATAAGAGCTTGAATGCGTCCAGCTTAGTAATTGCTGATCTTGCACAAGTAGATGCAAAAATAAAAGAACCTTTAGGGCAATATGCTGGTGCACTTAATAAGACAGGGCAAAATAAAGAAGCAGATAAAATCAATATTTCTCTTTTTGGTGTGACTGAGAAAAGTGCAATCAAACCGGAATTGACTGAAGGTCGCTATTTTAATAAGGAAGGAGAAATCATCGTTCCTCAAAATTTAGTAGACAAAGGGATCAAATTAGGTGATACCGTAAAAATAGGAAAGCTGGATAAGCCGCTAAAAGTCGTGGGAATAACGAAACAAAATACCTTTAGTATTGTTCCATTGATTTATACATCGATCGACCAATGGCAAGAAATCAAATTTGGCCGAATCATTGAAGGAGAGCAGACGCCGATCAATGGAATTGTCGTAAAATCAACGCCTACGAGTAAAATCGAATTACACGCAAGTGATGATCATTTGGCAAAATATAAAATAGAAGATTTTATTGAAAAATTACCTGGTTATAGTGAACAGAATCTGACATTGAATGCAATGATCTATTTTCTATTTGTCATTACTGCAGCCATTATTGGTATTTTTATTTATGTGATGACTCTTCAAAAAACGAGTCTGTTTGGCGTGATGAAAGCACAGGGGATTTCGAATGGTTATATTATTCAATCGATTATTGCTCAAACCTTTATTTTGGGTGTGATCGGTGTTGCAATTGGCGTGATCTTGACATTGTTGACCAACTTGATATTGCCAGCAGCAATGCCCTTTGAATTAGATACGACGAACTTGCTCATATACAGTGTCGTATTAGTAATTGTCGCTGTGTTTGGCGGCGTCTTTTCAATTCGAACAGTTACGAAAGTTGATCCAATGAAGGCGATAGGAGGATAG
- a CDS encoding TetR/AcrR family transcriptional regulator, protein MKKETVFDVTHQSILETAKELFLTNGYKNTSTRDIAKAANITQPALYYHFSTKELLFVEINKQIGSQLKTEIEQIVQKNDSLENQLIDCTHALLNVYHRDIFSFIHQSAAEMEPENKQQLFHILNEYYLEPLQKVFETSKEPLNSHVSSQKAAQFYLMSLSLLFSTVHQLRTENERSEQIAELMQMVLHGVVV, encoded by the coding sequence ATGAAAAAAGAGACAGTATTTGATGTTACACATCAGTCGATTCTAGAAACGGCAAAAGAGCTTTTTTTAACGAACGGGTACAAAAATACATCCACTCGTGATATTGCTAAAGCTGCGAATATCACACAACCTGCTCTTTACTACCACTTCTCAACGAAGGAGCTTTTGTTTGTTGAGATCAACAAACAAATCGGCAGTCAGCTAAAAACGGAGATCGAACAAATCGTTCAAAAAAACGATTCTCTTGAAAATCAATTGATCGATTGTACACATGCATTGTTGAATGTTTATCATCGAGATATTTTTTCTTTTATCCATCAAAGTGCTGCAGAGATGGAGCCTGAGAATAAGCAGCAATTGTTTCATATTTTGAATGAGTATTACTTAGAACCACTTCAAAAAGTTTTTGAAACAAGTAAAGAACCGTTGAATAGTCATGTTTCTTCTCAAAAGGCAGCGCAGTTTTATCTGATGAGCTTGTCGTTATTATTTTCAACCGTTCATCAACTGAGAACAGAGAATGAACGATCAGAGCAAATCGCTGAATTGATGCAAATGGTCTTACATGGTGTTGTTGTATAA
- a CDS encoding C40 family peptidase, producing MKKTTTLTKLLIAGIAFSTSLFLSDQAHAATPDDNKTAVEKLISESSQKLTQLKTVKLKSVEQTNETTDQLSYIGMKIQKTQTAIEQLEDIQTVGTVTESAKEKGTPTLTLDFASVVVPKGEVSTPLDEKKERLAELNQQQKELQTTIKELSKEQSDLTDQENQLSKKIDQAKQQQAEQNKQIDTRSAVIAAAKTHLGKPYVYGAAGPDAFDCSGLVQVAFASIGRSLGRTTVDQETAGTTIAVSEAQAGDLVFWGSHGGTYHVGISTGDGSYIHAPVPGDVVQIATVASYSPDFAVRVL from the coding sequence TTGAAAAAAACCACTACCTTGACCAAATTATTGATTGCAGGCATTGCTTTTTCTACTAGTTTATTTCTCAGCGATCAGGCACATGCTGCCACTCCTGACGACAACAAAACTGCCGTGGAAAAGCTCATTAGTGAATCCTCACAAAAGTTGACACAATTAAAAACAGTAAAGCTGAAATCTGTAGAGCAAACAAATGAAACGACAGATCAATTATCATACATAGGAATGAAAATCCAAAAAACACAAACGGCGATTGAACAATTGGAAGACATTCAAACGGTCGGAACGGTTACTGAATCTGCAAAAGAAAAAGGTACACCTACTTTGACATTGGATTTTGCTTCTGTTGTAGTTCCAAAAGGAGAGGTCAGTACTCCACTTGACGAAAAAAAAGAACGTCTTGCTGAATTAAACCAGCAACAAAAAGAATTGCAAACAACTATCAAAGAGCTTAGTAAAGAACAGTCAGATCTCACCGATCAGGAAAATCAGCTCTCAAAAAAAATCGATCAAGCAAAACAGCAACAAGCGGAACAAAACAAGCAAATCGATACACGATCAGCAGTCATAGCAGCAGCCAAAACACATTTAGGTAAACCATATGTTTATGGCGCAGCCGGCCCTGATGCGTTTGATTGTTCCGGTCTAGTCCAAGTTGCTTTTGCTTCGATCGGTCGCTCTTTAGGTCGAACAACTGTTGACCAAGAAACAGCAGGTACTACAATTGCCGTTTCTGAAGCCCAAGCAGGAGACTTAGTTTTCTGGGGCAGTCATGGCGGAACGTATCATGTTGGTATTTCAACAGGAGACGGTTCCTATATTCATGCACCCGTTCCTGGAGACGTGGTTCAGATCGCAACTGTTGCTTCTTATTCACCAGATTTTGCTGTACGAGTGCTATAA
- a CDS encoding helix-turn-helix domain-containing protein — protein MTVFERIKFLSKKRGKSLNEVEEDLGLSKNVLYRMKQSDNPTKERLEILADYFDVSVDYLLGRTNQPQDYYFSDASINSIKKIYEGTDTNYLTLLEKLQQLDDDEIQALENMADVMIAKKNKS, from the coding sequence ATGACAGTATTTGAGAGGATAAAATTTTTATCTAAAAAACGTGGAAAATCTCTAAATGAAGTTGAGGAGGACCTCGGCTTGTCAAAAAATGTTTTGTATCGTATGAAGCAATCTGATAATCCTACAAAGGAGAGATTAGAGATATTGGCTGATTACTTTGATGTATCCGTAGACTATCTTCTTGGACGTACTAATCAGCCGCAAGACTATTATTTTAGTGATGCTTCTATTAATTCAATAAAAAAAATATATGAGGGAACAGACACCAACTATTTAACTCTGTTAGAAAAGTTGCAGCAGCTAGATGATGACGAGATTCAAGCTCTAGAGAATATGGCCGATGTGATGATTGCAAAAAAAAATAAGAGCTAA
- a CDS encoding ATP-dependent DNA helicase: MKNYSKALQENIKSTYTYAFVKNTKNYNGRADRYNPVDFFDQLLEVENPFMVFMELDRYAFKNAKNAIVRYGINYTEEQERAAKVFVDVTTKMQQTRSDIVALHIDDLKGTGVVLYEEPYYLTTKDTLYVAKSIRSLPRNKLTFNQVYDQHLNISKEQREALETCVKHQFSCLVGGAGTGKSFVTAEIIKQLELNGKHVAVLAPTHKAREALQSKIKGSKVKVQTIHSFVYNPANCDAIVIDESGMLSTPLFAKLMRIYDQQQLIFVGDKNQLEPIEYGRPFERLQEIFKTAELKENWRSESADIIALGREILGIPQNSNMPMPNIEVVSDSDEAFKRGAEVALSFTNHNVKVINEQQRVKHGSVTVSPNFSINDMIVAKTNEKDRFYNGQIFQIISAYSAKKKDSEEIITFKNQKDLENNFDLAYGLTIHKSQGSEWDVVAYQPSENDYQNLAYVAVTRARKKLIIIGDAIKTNYKPNREWRHIE, encoded by the coding sequence ATGAAGAACTATTCAAAAGCATTACAAGAAAATATTAAAAGTACGTATACTTATGCCTTTGTCAAGAACACAAAAAATTATAATGGACGAGCCGATCGATACAACCCGGTTGATTTCTTTGATCAGCTCTTGGAAGTAGAAAATCCGTTCATGGTTTTTATGGAACTTGACAGGTACGCGTTCAAAAATGCTAAAAATGCAATCGTGCGATATGGAATTAATTATACTGAAGAACAAGAAAGAGCAGCTAAAGTTTTCGTTGATGTTACTACAAAGATGCAACAAACAAGGAGTGATATCGTAGCCCTTCACATCGATGATTTGAAAGGAACTGGTGTTGTCTTATATGAAGAACCATATTATCTAACGACAAAAGACACACTTTATGTTGCAAAATCGATCCGGAGTCTTCCTCGAAACAAATTAACATTTAATCAGGTATATGACCAACACTTGAATATAAGTAAAGAACAACGAGAAGCTTTGGAAACTTGTGTAAAACATCAATTTTCATGTTTGGTTGGTGGAGCCGGAACTGGAAAGAGCTTTGTGACTGCAGAAATAATCAAGCAGTTGGAATTGAATGGAAAGCATGTGGCTGTGCTGGCGCCTACTCATAAAGCAAGAGAGGCATTACAGTCAAAAATAAAGGGGAGTAAAGTAAAAGTTCAGACAATCCACAGTTTTGTTTATAATCCCGCAAATTGTGATGCAATCGTAATCGATGAAAGCGGCATGTTATCAACCCCATTATTTGCTAAATTAATGCGAATCTATGATCAGCAGCAGCTAATTTTTGTTGGGGATAAAAACCAACTTGAACCAATTGAGTACGGTCGTCCTTTTGAACGTCTGCAAGAAATTTTCAAAACGGCTGAGTTAAAAGAAAACTGGCGGTCTGAATCTGCAGACATCATCGCATTGGGAAGAGAAATATTAGGTATTCCACAAAATTCCAATATGCCAATGCCAAATATAGAGGTCGTAAGTGATTCAGATGAAGCATTCAAAAGAGGGGCAGAAGTAGCATTATCCTTTACGAATCATAATGTCAAAGTGATCAATGAACAGCAACGAGTCAAACATGGTTCGGTCACTGTATCACCTAATTTTAGTATCAATGACATGATTGTTGCGAAAACAAACGAAAAAGACCGATTTTACAATGGCCAAATTTTCCAAATCATTTCTGCATATAGTGCCAAAAAGAAAGATAGTGAAGAAATTATCACTTTTAAGAATCAAAAAGATTTAGAAAATAATTTTGATTTAGCTTACGGCTTGACCATTCACAAATCCCAGGGGAGCGAATGGGATGTGGTTGCCTATCAACCAAGTGAAAATGACTATCAAAACTTGGCGTATGTTGCTGTCACTCGGGCTAGAAAAAAACTGATTATCATCGGTGATGCAATAAAAACAAATTATAAGCCTAATCGGGAATGGAGGCATATTGAATGA
- a CDS encoding AAA family ATPase, with protein sequence MAKILKSENINRFDHWTTLVYSEPGKGKTSMVKSLTGRTILFSVDGMYHVLAKLKDIEIHVMDNKKPFDELGDFYRYLLKHSSEFDNVVIDNLSTFQKFWLNEKSTESKSGMPEIKDYGVIDRVLLDFIASLKSLGKNILIFAHEKKVEVTMESGRVYTQFQPDVRNLDAIMGIVPLVGRLVIINNQETQKEERVIVLQPTQTTRAKDQLIGNLQTINQMDLLPILQNTNEKEK encoded by the coding sequence ATGGCTAAAATACTCAAATCAGAGAACATCAATCGGTTTGATCATTGGACTACCTTAGTTTACTCAGAACCTGGTAAAGGCAAAACGAGCATGGTTAAATCATTAACTGGTCGAACGATTCTGTTTTCAGTCGATGGAATGTATCACGTTTTAGCAAAATTAAAAGATATTGAAATCCATGTAATGGACAATAAGAAGCCATTTGATGAGTTAGGCGATTTTTATCGTTACTTATTAAAGCACAGTTCTGAGTTCGATAATGTAGTAATTGACAATTTATCAACTTTCCAAAAGTTTTGGTTGAATGAGAAATCAACTGAATCAAAAAGCGGAATGCCCGAAATTAAAGACTACGGTGTAATTGATCGTGTATTGCTTGATTTTATCGCGAGTTTAAAATCATTAGGTAAAAATATATTGATTTTCGCTCACGAAAAGAAAGTAGAAGTGACGATGGAATCAGGCAGAGTCTACACGCAGTTTCAACCAGACGTCAGGAACCTTGACGCTATTATGGGGATCGTCCCTTTGGTAGGTCGTTTAGTTATTATCAACAATCAAGAAACCCAAAAAGAAGAGCGAGTAATCGTTCTGCAGCCAACACAAACAACCCGAGCAAAAGATCAACTAATCGGTAATTTGCAAACCATTAATCAAATGGATTTGCTTCCAATATTACAAAATACAAATGAGAAGGAGAAATAA
- a CDS encoding ABC transporter ATP-binding protein: MADILVMNDIRKTFGKGHAAVEALKGVNLNVESGEFVSIIGPSGSGKSTFLTIAGGLQTPSAGTIQINGKDFTHLSEKKRSKLRFEEIGFILQASNLIPFLTVEKQFTLVDKIEKKKPEKARVKELLTSLDIADLMQKFPKDLSGGERQRVAIARALFNEPSLILADEPTASLDTEHAYEVVKLLAKEAHEKKKATIMVTHDPRMIEWSDNVYRIEDGELTKE; the protein is encoded by the coding sequence ATGGCTGATATTTTAGTGATGAATGATATTAGAAAGACCTTTGGGAAAGGCCATGCTGCAGTAGAAGCATTAAAAGGAGTCAACCTGAATGTTGAATCAGGGGAATTTGTTAGTATTATTGGTCCTTCAGGTTCTGGTAAAAGTACTTTTTTAACGATCGCTGGCGGTTTGCAAACACCAAGTGCCGGTACTATTCAAATCAATGGCAAAGATTTTACCCACCTAAGTGAAAAGAAACGGTCTAAATTACGCTTTGAAGAGATTGGTTTCATTTTACAAGCGTCTAATTTGATTCCGTTTTTAACTGTGGAGAAGCAATTCACGTTGGTAGACAAAATTGAAAAGAAAAAGCCGGAAAAAGCTCGTGTCAAAGAGTTATTGACATCACTGGACATCGCAGATCTAATGCAGAAATTTCCTAAGGATTTATCTGGTGGGGAACGTCAGCGTGTTGCGATTGCCAGAGCACTTTTCAATGAGCCAAGTTTGATTTTGGCAGATGAACCAACAGCGAGTTTGGATACAGAACATGCGTATGAAGTTGTTAAACTTCTAGCAAAAGAAGCACATGAAAAAAAGAAAGCTACGATCATGGTAACTCACGATCCAAGAATGATCGAATGGAGCGACAATGTTTACCGGATTGAAGACGGTGAACTGACAAAAGAATAA
- a CDS encoding helix-turn-helix transcriptional regulator produces MANIQETKQKILNHFAKNGWDIPDVASALGITEQYLRKILKNPDKHLKQMTDIIAYYKIR; encoded by the coding sequence ATGGCTAATATTCAAGAAACGAAACAGAAAATCTTAAACCATTTTGCTAAAAACGGCTGGGATATTCCAGATGTTGCTAGTGCTTTAGGTATAACGGAACAGTATCTTAGAAAAATATTGAAAAATCCAGATAAGCATTTAAAGCAAATGACTGACATTATCGCATATTACAAAATTCGATAG
- a CDS encoding winged helix-turn-helix transcriptional regulator, protein MNTRKKRVAKFIQANPTATNQEIAQELDINENSVKAYISQLKRDNFIKVKQDTDGRKIETLDEYEAENINSATAQKIEIKKEAYTKLLNRYMDDFDLTDDIDIHLKLGNSILRILDNL, encoded by the coding sequence ATGAATACAAGAAAGAAACGGGTAGCGAAATTCATTCAAGCTAATCCGACTGCGACCAATCAAGAAATTGCACAAGAATTGGACATTAATGAAAATTCTGTAAAAGCGTACATCAGCCAGTTGAAGCGAGATAACTTTATCAAGGTAAAACAAGATACAGATGGTCGTAAAATCGAAACGCTCGACGAATATGAGGCGGAAAATATAAATTCTGCTACCGCGCAGAAGATTGAGATCAAAAAAGAGGCATATACAAAATTATTAAATCGTTACATGGATGACTTTGATTTAACAGATGATATCGACATCCATTTAAAACTAGGTAATTCTATTTTGCGAATTTTAGATAATTTATAA
- a CDS encoding PD-(D/E)XK nuclease-like domain-containing protein has translation MTTLNDENYYEKQWEFMSASQYKSFTVCEAKALAELTGEIPKENTEAFLVGNYVHSAFEGDEAHEQFKKDHEPEMLTKQGKLRAAFIVAEEMVQRLKKDTFFNNLYQGEKEVIITGKLHGEHWKGKIDCLNIEQGYFVDIKTTADIHKKIWSENRRVWIPFVEAYGYYEQMAIYKNLLEQKYKKEFTPYIIAVSKQSPCDLEAIEIREELLVVSLNNIKGNLERVSGVKNGEIKPRMCGKCDYCRGHKELSGFVSSEELIS, from the coding sequence ATGACAACTTTGAATGATGAAAATTATTATGAGAAACAATGGGAGTTCATGTCCGCATCACAGTATAAAAGCTTCACAGTGTGCGAAGCAAAAGCGTTAGCAGAATTGACTGGTGAAATACCTAAAGAGAACACAGAAGCCTTTTTAGTCGGTAACTATGTCCACTCAGCATTTGAAGGTGATGAAGCACACGAGCAATTTAAAAAAGATCACGAACCCGAAATGTTAACGAAGCAAGGGAAGTTAAGAGCAGCTTTTATTGTAGCAGAAGAGATGGTGCAACGACTGAAAAAAGATACTTTTTTTAACAATCTATATCAAGGTGAGAAAGAAGTTATCATCACTGGAAAATTGCACGGAGAACATTGGAAAGGGAAAATCGACTGCTTAAATATTGAACAAGGGTATTTTGTAGATATAAAAACTACTGCAGATATTCATAAGAAAATTTGGTCTGAAAATCGTAGAGTTTGGATACCTTTTGTTGAAGCCTATGGCTACTACGAACAAATGGCCATTTATAAGAATCTTTTGGAGCAGAAATACAAAAAAGAATTCACACCATATATTATCGCGGTCAGCAAACAATCCCCTTGTGATTTAGAAGCAATCGAAATTAGGGAAGAGTTACTTGTTGTATCGTTGAATAACATCAAAGGGAATTTAGAACGAGTTTCAGGTGTAAAGAATGGTGAAATAAAACCTAGAATGTGCGGAAAATGTGATTATTGCAGGGGGCATAAAGAATTATCTGGGTTTGTATCTTCAGAAGAATTAATTAGTTAG
- a CDS encoding tyrosine-type recombinase/integrase, with the protein MAKPKKLKNGMYSYRYKVKSPISGKWIDKYTTQFTAQQCYDAEIKAKNDALMGISPERMLLIPFFDLWVDTFKKGIVGPDHLGKINATRKSLIDFFGKDITLKSIDRIKYQRWINHMGIDLNHAKKTVSDKHKIAKAMFTEAIDSGYLYQNPANKAKIIGRDTTGERKKTLSIEEWLKLKEVILSSEESASKYISLIMMYLGTRFQETTGLTKKDFDFKNHTLSINKAFDYKRTKKNTTTKTVNSVRVVDLPTDLEIILRDYIAKLDQSKKVIKLHAPTNDYLFTNDFGEPITNAAINKYLAKKCKLAKIQKITSHAFRHARVDLLVLAGSDMIYTQKQLGHKDASVTLQYYSTLNQDIRDKNKLITEEFLKSIDGGL; encoded by the coding sequence ATGGCTAAACCAAAGAAGTTAAAAAACGGTATGTATTCTTATAGATATAAAGTAAAAAGTCCTATTAGTGGTAAATGGATTGATAAATACACAACACAATTCACTGCGCAACAATGTTATGATGCTGAAATAAAAGCAAAAAATGATGCTCTAATGGGCATATCACCTGAGAGAATGCTCTTAATCCCCTTCTTTGATCTTTGGGTTGACACTTTTAAAAAAGGAATTGTCGGACCAGATCATTTGGGAAAAATTAATGCAACTAGAAAATCCCTTATAGATTTTTTCGGTAAAGATATCACACTGAAATCCATTGATAGAATTAAGTATCAGCGGTGGATCAATCACATGGGTATTGATCTTAATCATGCTAAAAAGACTGTTTCAGATAAACATAAAATTGCAAAAGCAATGTTTACAGAAGCAATTGATTCAGGATATCTATATCAAAACCCTGCAAACAAAGCTAAGATTATTGGACGGGATACAACCGGAGAAAGAAAAAAGACCTTGTCAATTGAGGAATGGTTGAAACTAAAAGAAGTTATACTTTCTTCAGAAGAAAGTGCTTCAAAATATATCTCGTTGATTATGATGTATTTAGGAACTAGATTCCAAGAAACTACCGGGCTTACAAAAAAGGACTTTGATTTCAAGAATCATACTTTGTCAATAAACAAAGCATTTGATTACAAGAGGACCAAAAAGAACACCACAACAAAGACTGTAAACTCCGTCAGAGTGGTAGACTTACCAACAGACTTAGAAATCATCCTACGCGATTATATCGCCAAATTAGATCAGTCGAAAAAAGTAATTAAATTACATGCTCCAACTAATGACTATCTATTTACAAATGACTTTGGTGAACCTATTACTAATGCTGCTATTAATAAATATCTAGCTAAAAAATGTAAGTTGGCCAAAATCCAAAAGATTACTTCTCATGCATTTAGACATGCAAGAGTTGATTTGTTAGTTCTTGCTGGTAGTGATATGATTTACACACAAAAACAGCTTGGTCATAAAGATGCTTCAGTTACTTTGCAATATTACAGTACTTTAAATCAAGATATCAGAGATAAAAATAAACTGATTACTGAGGAATTTTTGAAGAGTATTGATGGTGGTTTATAG
- a CDS encoding phage antirepressor KilAC domain-containing protein, with translation MNNLIKVTTNENDEQLVSARDLHRALEIKTRFSQWVTQNFKPFRENVDFSSVVVTTQQNQYGGLKELQDYAMSVEMAKHIAMMTGTSKGFEVRDYFISVEKAWNNPDMVVKRAMQIQQKKIESLQLENQELKPKAIFADAVATSKTSILVGELAKILKQNGVDIGANRLFEWLRDNGYLIKRKGADWNMPTQYSMELGLFEIKETAIPHSDGTITISKTSKVSGRGQVYFINKFSRGK, from the coding sequence GTGAACAATTTAATCAAAGTAACGACAAATGAGAATGATGAGCAGCTTGTCAGTGCTAGAGATTTACATCGAGCACTAGAAATAAAGACACGCTTTAGTCAATGGGTTACACAAAATTTCAAGCCATTCAGAGAAAACGTTGATTTTAGCTCTGTAGTTGTAACTACACAGCAAAATCAGTATGGCGGATTAAAGGAATTACAAGATTATGCAATGTCAGTTGAAATGGCAAAACATATTGCAATGATGACTGGCACATCTAAAGGATTTGAAGTGAGAGACTATTTTATATCAGTCGAAAAAGCTTGGAACAATCCAGACATGGTGGTAAAGCGTGCCATGCAAATTCAACAAAAGAAAATAGAATCACTTCAACTCGAAAATCAAGAGTTAAAACCTAAAGCAATCTTTGCAGATGCTGTTGCTACAAGTAAAACTTCAATTCTAGTTGGAGAACTTGCGAAGATATTGAAACAGAATGGTGTAGATATTGGTGCAAATCGGTTGTTTGAATGGTTAAGAGACAATGGTTACTTGATCAAGAGAAAAGGTGCGGATTGGAATATGCCTACACAATATTCTATGGAGCTGGGATTATTCGAAATAAAGGAAACAGCCATTCCTCATTCAGATGGAACTATTACGATAAGCAAAACTTCAAAAGTTTCTGGACGTGGACAAGTTTATTTTATAAATAAATTTTCAAGGGGAAAGTGA